One Chroicocephalus ridibundus chromosome 10, bChrRid1.1, whole genome shotgun sequence DNA window includes the following coding sequences:
- the LOC134521611 gene encoding uncharacterized protein LOC134521611 yields MSGGGSGRRRRLVLHVDLNNTVVAADAVSGQGPRAALNTFLSTVTWGRDGAAGEWQWASDSPSLRPPCPGALSYYSRHGRDPAFTEAGPGRCFGSLHARHLQLLEWPGRPHDVFSVQGEPSKSYHLILPSFFRLLDSLHREGRDFAIVFRTFGTDLPRALRAMGCALAGQHPQFPTLREVALPVDLTPGQIRCGKREVVLTRGAERLATREDGRKLYDYFSSLEGIGGFQDHFDWWARNQFSSRGGKPLWIDPHDPDVHHIFIDDNIRLDDADTIVHPLVFSERGSSSPRRAPTSELYDVCLVQTDLLEAIADEDYFLRCVRRCEENYNRYLASTEKDSPSQQQYGQ; encoded by the exons ATGAGCGGCGGCGGGTCCGGGCGGCGGCGACGGCTGGTGCTGCACGTGGACCTGAACAACACGGTGGTGGCGGCGGACGCGGTGTCGGGGCAGGGCCCGCGTGCGGCCCTCAACACTTTCCTCAGCACCGTCACCTGGGGCCGCGACGGCGCCGCCG GCGAGTGGCAGTGGGCGAGCGACAGCCCCTCCCTGCGGCCACCCTGCCCCGGTGCCCTCAGCTACTACAGCCGCCACGGCCGGGACCCCGCCTTCACCGAGGCGGGCCCGGGCCGGTGTTTCGGTAGCCTCCACGCTCGccacctgcagctgctggagtGGCCGGGCCGGCCACACGACGTCTTCTCGGTCCAAGGGGAGCCCAGCAAGAGCTACCACCTGATCCTGCCCTCCTTCTTCCGCCTCCTGGACAGCCTGCACCGGGAGGGGAGAGACTTCGCCATCGTCTTCAGGACGTTCGGCACCGACCTGCCCCGCGCCCTGCGGGCCATGGGCTGCGCCCTGGCCGGGCAGCACCCCCAGTTCCCCACCCTGAGGGAGGTGGCG CTCCCTGTGGACCTCACCCCTGGCCAGATACGCTGCGGCAAGCGAGAGGTGGTGCTGACAAGGGGAGCAGAGCGGCTGGCCACCCGGGAAGATGGAAGAAAGCTTTATGACTACTTCAGCTCCTTGGAGGGAATTGGGGGCTTCCAAGACCACTTTGACTG GTGGGCCAGAAATCAGTTCTCTTCCCGGGGTGGGAAGCCCCTGTGGATTGACCCCCATGATCCTGATGTTCACCACATCTTCATTGACGACAACATCCGGCTGGACGACGCGGACACCATTGTTCATCCCCTG GTGTTTTCGGagcggggcagcagcagccccaggcgcGCTCCCACCTCGGAGCTGTATGACGTTTGCCTGGTGCAGACCGACCTGCTGGAGGCCATTGCCGATGAGGACTATTTCCTGCGCTGCGTGAGGAGGTGCGAGGAGAACTATAACCGCTACCTGGCCAGCACGGAGAAGGACAGCCCGAGCCAGCAGCAGTATGGACAGTGA
- the CCDC71 gene encoding coiled-coil domain-containing protein 71, with protein MNIAANNVEEKAVHSWSRISSAGQKVLEEALRVFNPMSKDLSDTETQLVAFIQGLKEEGYQPTILRSKDVYGYSSCTADIPSQTEESTPHNCTNAAESAKSPTRNTAAVAKVSASPTSVSVNSSKVSTQPISKGDSTNLLLSSLKQTRSGTSKAAAVGFPTSMYPDVYPAMRLSVVLEALVPLKTTASCLESKYTQGHLGISHSDLKLLKASNPPRQFSSGKTTKVTEGKGYKRLIKKAPDSATLALNLLKGPKGGVLQESNACKASGVLNGRVAGSSSQGCTTAPQSKTLKIKGKEALEGKTEWKGSSAYRESVGQKKRRATEAREAPQRKKANTIPVQNKSRQPQSTLNLLKFRTIKVGNSSSDDEVRRRAQKILRVNLSPVIRIQPLSHSHSVP; from the coding sequence ATGAATATTGCAGCGAACAATGTGGAAGAAAAAGCTGTCCATTCCTGGTCGAGAATTTCCTCAGCAGGACAGAAAGTGCTGGAGGAAGCCCTCCGAGTCTTCAACCCGATGTCCAAGGACCTTTCAGACACAGAGACCCAGCTGGTGGCCTTCATTCAGGGCCTGAAGGAGGAGGGCTACCAGCCCACAATTCTGAGGAGTAAGGATGTGTATGGGTACAGCTCGTGCACGGCAGACATACCTAGTCAAACAGAAGAGAGCACCCCACACAACTGCACCAACGCCGCCGAGTCCGCTAAGAGTCCGACTAGAAATACGGCAGCCGTGGCAAAGGTGTCTGCTTCGCCCACCAGCGTTTCGGTGAACTCTTCAAAAGTCTCCACTCAGCCCATCTCCAAAGGGGATTCCACAAATCTCCTCTTGAGCTCCTTGAAGCAGACAAGATCCGGCACGTCCAAGGCCGCGGCAGTGGGCTTCCCTACAAGCATGTACCCTGACGTGTATCCAGCCATGAGACTGTCGGTGGTTCTGGAAGCCCTGGTGCCACTGAAAACTACCGCATCCTGTTTGGAGTCCAAGTACACACAAGGACATCTAGGGATCTCGCACTCAGACCTTAAACTCCTCAAGGCTTCAAATCCACCAAGGCAGTTTTCTTCAGGCAAGACCACTAAAGTAACAGAAGGTAAGGGGTACAAGCGTTTGATAAAGAAAGCACCGGATTCTGCCACCCttgctttaaatcttttgaaGGGACCAAAGGGTGGAGTGCTGCAGGAGAGCAATGCTTGCAAAGCCTCGGGGGTTCTCAACGGGAGAGTCGCAGGCAGCTCGTCCCAAGGCTGCACCACAGCACCGCAGTCCAAGACCTTGAAAATCAAAGGTAAGGAAGCTCTGGAGGGGAAAACAGAGTGGAAGGGCAGCAGCGCTTACCGGGAGAGTGTTGGGCAGAAGAAGAGAAGAGCGACGGAGGCAAGAGAAGCAccacaaaggaagaaagcaaataccATTCCTGTCCAAAATAAATCTCGACAGCCTCAGAGCACTTTGAACCTGCTGAAATTCCGGACCATCAAGGTGGGCAACTCTTCCTCTGATGATGAAGTGAGGAGGAGAGCACAGAAGATTCTTAGGGTCAACTTGTCCCCTGTCATCCGAATTCAGCCTTTGTCCCATTCTCACAGTGTCCCCTGA